A stretch of DNA from Cannabis sativa cultivar Pink pepper isolate KNU-18-1 chromosome X, ASM2916894v1, whole genome shotgun sequence:
GGATAGAGcggctgctgctgctgctgttgTTGTTGGGACTTCAGCTGCTGTTGCTGTAGCtgttgctgctgctgctgctgcattTGTACTTGTTGAGAAGATCTGACTCCACCATTGTTCATTGGCAAATTTAAAGGCCGGTTTGTAGTAGGATTAGTCATCGTGGGCATTCGATTATCTACTAATCCATTGTTCCGACTTGGCTGTTGGAATCCAAAAGCTAAAGCATTAGCATTAGCATTGGCATTGGCATTGGCATGGTTGTTACTTCCATTATTAATGGAAGGCCTTCCAATTTCATGAGCATCTTCTCTCACAATCCCTGCTCTGACAAGAAACTCCTCCAAGGTCATCTCTCCCAAAGTTTGCTGCCTCTGAGGCATGTTTGCTTCCCCCACTGAAGTAGTACCATTACTACCACTACCACCAACTTTAGCTCCATTATCACTGTCTTTAAACAAGTCTCTCCACACCTCATCTACTGTCATTTGACTCAGTGTTCGGGGCAAAGTTATTGAGCCTTGTCTCTGTATATTTCCATTCATATTCACACCACCACCACTACCACTGCCACCAGCACCAACACCAACACCATTACCACCTCCCATTCCAACGGAAGCAGACAATATTTGAGTCTCTTCAGCAGTCCAGATATTTTTCAAGAGTTCATCCATATTCATTGATCCAAAATCTTTTCCATATCCTCCACCTATGGTGTTTTGAAATTCATCAAAAGTCAATGAGTACACAGAAGACTGCCTAGCCAACATATTATTATTCCCTATTGGCTTTCCACTTCCTCCACCACTACCACTTTCACCTAATGGTGCATCCCCAAAGCCATTGAAGTTCATGTGTGACCCCATTTGTTTAGACAAATTGAGAAATTGTTACAACAACTACCTCAGCTTTATATAAAGTCTAGTTTATATGCCCATCCAATAAAGCACTACTTCAGTTTTGGTTTTTGCTTTATCTTGGTTTCTATACAAAACAGAAgaacaaaaacattaaaacaaaAAGATGGGATTAGTGAAACATATTACTAAAACTCAGATTCTAAAGCTATGAtatgaaataaatttaataataacccGATTAACATCAAAACAGATATAGCATAAGACAATTTATGAACAAAGTAACAACAAAAGAGGGGAAATAAAGGAAAATAAGTGCAGCATGTCTTTTCTCACATGAGAAGTACAAAAATGGTCTTGTTAATTACTGATTAtcaatacatacatacatagaTACACATATAGATAGCTAAACTATATATTGACTTATTTTTCTTCCAATAATAGCCTTGATACATGTACATGAAAAACCAATTTTTCTTCAGAGAAGATCTCATTTTTAAGATGAGgtaaaaaaattgcaaaaatgaTCAGAATCAAACAAATCCAAATTAGCTATATATACCAAAAGATATACAGATCGTTAGCTAGTACTACTATTACTACTTCTAGCTCTTTATGTATTTATTCAGATCCAAATAAAtcaaactaaaacaattaatgcATAACAAACAAAAAATACTTTCCACCTTcattaataaacaaacaattATCCCTGATCTAACTTAACATAACAACATGATCACCATTAACAATCATTAAAACAAAGAAAATCCCATACAACCAAAAACTATACTAATAAAAGCAtgaagaaaattaaagaataaaaaCCCAGAATTGGTAACAGAAATTAAGAATAGTATCAGAAAAGACAAGTCAAAAGTGAGAAAAATcaggaaaaataaataaaataattataaaaaattaaaattggttACAATGAGAGAGAAAGCTtggatttttatttagttttcttaaaaaaagaaaaaaaaattacctttttattgtttttttttcttttttttttctgaagcgTGGAAATTTGGAAGAGTGTCTGTATGTGAGAGGTCTGAAATTGAGATTGTATGGAGAGTGGTAATGGCGACAAGTGTCTACTGCAGTCTCGACACGAGTCGCCATTTAAGGAGAGAGACCGAAAACTTGCGTTTCGGAATTttcatttgtttatttttttttttttagtattgggAGCTGCGCCCTTAGATCCATCCAAAGCTCGAAACGTGGTCCAATCATATTTCAGGGAAAAACACCTTGATGTGATTTGTAGCCAATGAGAGCTCGCTAAGTGGAATCATCTCAGCCGTTGACTTACTCTTTACACATCAGATTGGATGGTGATATTTATGGTTGGGAAAAACTAATAAAGTAAATGACGTGGTCACGCTTTCTCTTCTATAcccttcttcttttttctttttttaatttattattacttGTTTTTAAAATAAAGGGCTGGTAAATAATATTtgaattatgtattttaatagattttgtatttttgaaaatgGTACAAATTGAACGTAGtagattgattttttgtcaaaataaaatttaataataatttgacgtagagatgttatgacaaaactggttaaatttttttgtatatGTTCATGTgaggaattgtcttcaagttggttattttaaaaaaaaattatcaaaaattgagttcaggatcttatttgtaccattttaagtTCATTTTGTcctttaacaaaacagagagtttaaaatataaagttcaaaatggtatttatcttaaaaaaaatagtaattggcGACAAAAacttcatatattttaatttctatACACTTAatcttcttaaaattttaccatTAAATACGAACTGAATGATTACTTATACACTTGTGTATATATGAAAGTAAAATCTCGAAACTAATACAGTAATaatctaattaatatttaacaGTGATATTTAACTGTTACTTCAAAtttataaagtaaaataaacatataacaatttagatataaaaaaaaataaatatataaaaaaatttagtgaaaaataatccaaaataaaaatattatcttgAGAGCTATTTTCAAAACTAtagatattttaaagaatagatGTAGGGGGTGCGTAGATGATGGATGGTCCCaataattgtatatttcaaaatatCCAATTCCACACACCAATATGAATACTGATTGGCTTAGAAATGAAATTAGGTCATAAcatgattataatattattatttattatttatttatttatcttttttaattttatacgtGACCcacaaaatatttataatatactaACTTAATCAAAATGGATCTCATTGCAAAGGGACTAAAATCTACATCAGTTTCATAATTGTTTTAGATTTTAGTTACCATTTTAGGGTATAcatattgttatattttaatgGAGAAGGAAGAGTTATTATTGAATATTACACCTAAATAGTCTAAAAGAAATTAAGCTACCGAATTTAGAAAATGCACacttaatttaattactatGTACTAAATGTTTGACTATAAAATTCAAAGATTAAAAATAGTAACACAAAGTATATTATAAAAAGATTTATACACAAACTacctaaaattgtacaaatccTAACCCCTCTATTATCATTagatttctttataattttagctaattatgatttttaccctcttaattttgatatatattaaattatgctcTTTggacttttaaggtcgttaaaaatactccggaactattgagattgttggatttaaagacttttgtctaatttcattcgattttactatttcaatgattatttatgtactaaattatgctccccagactttgatatctaccaaatcatgccccttgaactttgacatgtactaaattatactttctGAACATCCATGTtggacttttttactaaaattagaaaaaagtctttaaatacaacaatctcaatagttcatgaggcatttttaacgaccttaaaagttcagaagACATGATTAAAttcatgtcaaagttcaggggcaaaaatcctaattagcctataatttttacatttttactatttctttttcatttgtATGGATTTGTTTTTCAGGATTtttacttgtatttttttttcagaaaacattaaaaatatgtgagaaaaaaatatattttttactcGTGGAttcataaaatacaaaaaataaaaatatgtaaaaatactaaaaaactgtagatgtgtatttttataaaggttattatttatgaaaatattcCAATTATAAACATACTGGTTAAAAGATTGTCATATTTTATTCCACTTAGAAAAAGAGTTATAAAGATAACTATTAGTTGTTGTAAAGCACTAAAATTTAGATCTAAATTTATACTATAGATATAATCATATTATTTttgtgaaataaataaaataataagatggTTGAGTGAGTTGTAAGTATACAAGTTTTTGACTTTAATATTACTCTTTGTTCAATTTAGACGTAATGTAGTTGtagttaatattaataaaacatTAAATCATTTGATTACAAACAGATTAAGAGACATATTAACAGGAAATTCTATCAGAGCGGATCTACAAGATTTTATTCTCTTTCTATTGGAGTTTGTAATCCATATAATAATTATAGATAAACTTTGTACATGTTCATGTGGTaggtatttttatatatatacaacattataaaaaaaagtacTATCTCATAGAGTGGCTTGCATGTGAGAGAAGTACTTGGCAATATAATATAAACTCACACTTGGCCATAGCGGGTATGGGAGGGTACGTGTGGAGGTCTTAAATTATgcaatataatgtatatataaactcttcaataaaaaaaaaacgaaattcATATCAAATTCAAAAACTCACACAGAGGATATGTTATGCTTTAATCCAACAATATTAAGTGATCTTATGATTCGCACTTTAGTGTTGAGAttgagttaaaaaaaaatgatccttattataaagataaatgatagttttaaaaattattaaagaatatatatattaaaattgtaattttttcatttgGGCCCCTAAAATAAGTGAGCCCTAAGCGCGGGCCTAACCTGTCTATGCCCAGAGCCGGTCCTGAGATATGGGAGAGTTCGTGGGTcgtgatcctagatcaaattctAAATTATATAATGTAATATCTATATAAAcgcttcaataaaaaaaaaaaaatcaaaacttatcAACTAAAGGAACTCACATTGAGCATATGCTATGCTTTAATCCAACAATATGTACTTTAGTGTAGAGATATGccctttgattttattttccaaaataatttattaatgagGTTATGATTTAAGTATAGTTACATTAtagtctaattaattaattgaagctaaatatataaatattaattagttctaaaaatatacatttatatagtctcaaaatttattattagacTACTATCTaagcatatatttttctttttgactATTGAGTTGCATCATATTATCTTAAATCAATGCTAGTgtcaataaattatttaaaataataaaaataaataaaatacaattaaaaaagtacatttgtattatatttataattcaaaggaattttattttcaagAGAGCATAATTCTAGAACATAATTGTTGAAGATTAAAAATCATATATATTcacttataaatatttataaaaacaaataaaaattgttgcaTATATTAATTGTAATGGCACTTATTAAATGATGGGTATAAAACAATAAACAAATATTTTAGGGAACTCTAAAAATGGATGAGAAAAGTCCACTCATCTCATCCCCACATGAGAATAAGAGTAGCAAAATTGTTTGCATAATAAGTGGGAATGGGAAATGAGCTACCACGTGTACCGCAAGGGATTCCTCTCGAGAATTGCTACTACTTTCTTTGATGTCAtagagtttaattaagagaaatGGTAAAGTGCGTTAGTAGTGCATTATCATCCTTTTATGTactaatatcgctattggtttaACTAAAAACTAGGTCTCATatgatttaatataataatttttagaaagtatcgctagtcaatcgcaacgcgacatgtcgagaaaGTGCTAGACAATACtgatgcctaatagcaatgctcaagtagcagattttaaaaaataactttaaaaaaatatcaataactAATTATAGAATGACTTGGGTACTAGGCGTTTGGTTAGgaggaataaaaatataagaataggaataggaatgggaatgagaatatgaatggaatggaataaaatttaaaatggataaaaaaattgataaaaaaataattaatttttttttcttgttacattggaatggtcattccttcctttttaaaatagaatagccattccaccaaaatagtggaaagagcattctatTGGAATgttattccaatactttaaaatgcaactaaacaaaggaatgaaatgaaaattatttcctttccattccattctatttcattacctccaaccaaacgccacctagtGTCTAATAATAATACTCGATGCTAAAAGACACTATTGGTGTCTAACATGCTCCTTGTTATCATACTACTACTATTAGTATCAAGTcacatataacttaaaaaagaaaattaaaaagtatcgctaactaatcataaaacgataattagAGAAAGTGTTGAACAAACTAGTGTCCAATAGCACTAGCAATGCTCATGCTAAAACGTGCATACGGACTAATGGTGGGCCCGCCCCCGCAGCACCCACAcccataatatattaattaattcatgGAATATTTTACACACAACTGCTCTCCATCACACAACTGGTCCAatcaattttttctttaatttaaaaataaggttTCCTATGGTGGTGTACTTCTTCATAGTTAGATTATACATGAGTCGGTTTTGGGCAAGCAAATCAGGTCTGTGTCTAAGCctttcaatttttcgaaaaatgccAACATTTTCTGTATGAAAAggttttttgaatttgaaaattactattttatataaaatcatTTTTTAGAATTGGGCCCCTTCCTTACATGAGGGCATGGCCCCATGACCAAtacttttcatttttcattttcctTTTTTGAAAGTAATACTTTTAACTTTTCAGCCATTACAAAGAACATCATTTTTAATGCTATGTTTGGTAAGAAGATGAAGTGGGTGGATGGTGAGGAGAAGAGAAGTCAAAATTCTCTTGGAAAAGAGATTATGGGAGAGAAAAGATTACAAATCCACTCAAATTTAGGATTATTTCAAATTTGAATATTGAAATATTTCTACGGATTATaagacttttctttttttaacaattaCAGCTTATTGTTTCAcaattgtatttttaaatattattttcataggagtgtaaaattaaaaacaaaaaaaaaaaatccgtaaatttaaaaaaataaattgtaaaaatatatataaaaaaaaattattttgacaaggaaaatttgattttctatgcttaaaaaatcttaaaattatATCCCTAACCCTAAATGTTATACCATAGGCAATATATGACTACTTTTGCTTTATCCCCATGATACCCCTCACATTTGAACCAAAGCAATTGTCTCTCTCGGCCAAAACACCTCCACCACCTTCTCCACTACCTCCAACGACGACGACGAGGACCACCCAGCCCCCTCTGTCGGACCCGAAGCCTCAACCCACCcagccccctctctctcttcgtctctctcggACCCGAAGGCTTAACCCACCCAGCCCCCTCTCTCCGTCGCGAAGCCTCAACCCCGAGAACCCGAAGCCTCAACCGACGGTGACGGCGCACGGCGCACCGGCCCCCATAGCCCCCCTCTCTCCGTGCAccagcccctctctctctttgtctctgtcaaactgaaaagaaaaaaaaaaaaaaaaaaaccgcaagggtccgatggtcggactatggggtccgatggggtccgaccaatcggacccatggaccgaccatcggacccaacccctctctcttcgtctctctcaaACTGAGGTGGTGGAcgtgaccatcggacccatgttttttttttcagtttgagagagacgaagagagagagggggctgGGTTGGTTGAGGCTTCGGGTCCGACAGAGGGAGCTGGGTGGTCCTCGTCATCGTCGTTGGAGGTGGTGGAGGAGGTGACCCGTAGTCTGTGGAGGTGttttggccgaaagagagagagagacaattGCTTTGGTTCAAATGTGAGGGGTATTATGGGGATAAAGCAAAAGTAATCATATATTGCCTATAGTATAACATTTAGGTTTAGGGatataattttagaattttttaagcatagaaaatcaaatttccctttgacAAAGTGTAAATATTAAAGGATTGGGCCAACAATAGGACAGTCGATGTGAAAAGTTCTATCAAATTACAACCTTACACTATGAAAGTAATCATCTTATTTCAATCATTTTATCCTTTCTTATTTGTTTGAAATTACAATTTACAAATATCACTCCCTAAAACTTTTACTAATaattataaagaaataaatagtGCCTTATCATCTTTTCCATCCTTCCAACCAATTAATTTAGTttctttgaagaaaaaaaaaagaaacaattaatttagaagcattattaatttattattctcTTTTATCTGGTGTTTTACAAAGAACATATATCATTGTAACTCAACTTAAACATAAATTATAACCCTTGTTCCCAAATTTTTTCTATGCAACGATGATacttcaaaaatataaaatagttaTGTTAAAAACTTTTCAGTAATGTGACAATAGTAATTGTTC
This window harbors:
- the LOC115702933 gene encoding ABSCISIC ACID-INSENSITIVE 5-like protein 7 isoform X1, encoding MGSHMNFNGFGDAPLGESGSGGGSGKPIGNNNMLARQSSVYSLTFDEFQNTIGGGYGKDFGSMNMDELLKNIWTAEETQILSASVGMGGGNGVGVGAGGSGSGGGVNMNGNIQRQGSITLPRTLSQMTVDEVWRDLFKDSDNGAKVGGSGSNGTTSVGEANMPQRQQTLGEMTLEEFLVRAGIVREDAHEIGRPSINNGSNNHANANANANANALAFGFQQPSRNNGLVDNRMPTMTNPTTNRPLNLPMNNGGVRSSQQVQMQQQQQQQLQQQQLKSQQQQQQQQPLYPKPATLAFTPPMHLVSNAQLTSPATRETIVGVNEPAVSSALVQARGLQQGRGGINSMANVGAATGTVTVGTRSPANHISSNVVAKASAVDSPSVSPPVPYMFSRGGKCGPGLEKVIERRHRRMIKNRESAARSRARKQAYTLELEAEIAKLKEVNEELLKKQEEYMEMQKVQMLETMNGWGNKRQCLRRTLTGPW
- the LOC115702933 gene encoding ABSCISIC ACID-INSENSITIVE 5-like protein 7 isoform X2, producing the protein MGSHMNFNGFGDAPLGESGSGGGSGKPIGNNNMLARQSSVYSLTFDEFQNTIGGGYGKDFGSMNMDELLKNIWTAEETQILSASVGMGGGNGVGVGAGGSGSGGGVNMNGNIQRQGSITLPRTLSQMTVDEVWRDLFKDSDNGAKVGGSGSNGTTSVGEANMPQRQQTLGEMTLEEFLVRAGIVREDAHEIGRPSINNGSNNHANANANANANALAFGFQQPSRNNGLVDNRMPTMTNPTTNRPLNLPMNNGGVRSSQQVQMQQQQQQQLQQQQLKSQQQQQQQQPLYPKPATLAFTPPMHLVSNAQLTSPATRETIVGVNEPAVSSALVQARGLQQGRGGINSMANVGAATGTVTVGTRSPANHISSNVVAKASAVDSPSVSPPVPYMFSRGGKCGPGLEKVIERRHRRMIKNRESAARSRARKQFNMYAGCLEWQLFLHESRF